Sequence from the Kogia breviceps isolate mKogBre1 chromosome X, mKogBre1 haplotype 1, whole genome shotgun sequence genome:
GTTGCCAAATAATAATACTCTGTATTTTTAATCTAGCTgctgcttttttcatttttgaagcaTTAAAATGGAACTGAAGGTTTGGgaattctgtttttgttgtttttaaaccagTGATTAGCTATATATTACATCAGAAAAGTCTTTGGCTAAGTAGAATTTGTCCTATTTTCCAACTTTAGAATTTGGTATACTTATTTTAGATAgttcattttaatgtattgatGGTTTCTATTTGAATAAAGTgaaatatgtaattaaatttaatcatactttaatttcttttaatagaaAATGACTGCAGTATTGGAAGATCATTACTATTGGAAGACCGATTAGCATCCATTTCATAAGAGAAGCTTGACCACCATTTGCTCTGGCATGGCGCAAAACAGTCCACAGCTTGATATGCAGGTTCTCCATGACCTCCGACAACGTTTCCCTGAGATTCCGGAGGGCGTGGTGTCTCAGTGCATGTTACAGGTAGATTACCCACCAATGATAGTGATATTAAAGTTACAGTTTTCCTTATTAGAGGTGACTTTGTGTTGTAGTGACTAAAACTCAGTTAAGTTTTCTTGTTTATGTTGGGAGAACATTTagagcaggatttctcaaccttggcactgtcGACATTTTGAGCCGGACATATTGTTTGCTGTGGGGGTCTGCCTTGTgcgttgtaggatgtttagtagcatccctgGCTTCCACCCACTAAATGCCATTAGTATCCCtgcagttgtgacaaccaaaaatgtctccatggGAGACGAAATCTCCATGTTCCATGGGAGGCGCAATCTCCCCCATTGAGAACCAGTGatttagagaaaagaataaaggcatgtagaaaaaaagaaagattcttcATGCATTTCACTTCTTAAATTTTGGGGGTTGTGTCATCAGTCCCCAAATCCTTAGAATTGAATTCTGAATTTGGAATTTATCATTATAACTTCTTAAACTATATACTTTTTTagcctatttttaaagtttttagaaaGTTCCCTCCCTTTCTTACTGTTTTTCTAGTTAGTAAATGCTTACTAATATCTAATTTTAAGTGGAAGGCTACTTTCTTTAGTTTAATCACATTACTTTTGTCTTGTTGTCTTCTATTGAAATAAATCTTTCATCTCTGATAGAACGTGTCTTCCCACTCACGGGGCCACAGAGAAATAGGCCTAACACTCCACCTGTTGAGTTTTGCATCATCCTTCACAGAATCGCAGTGTGTTTTGGGTTACAGCATTTCCCTAGTTGGTTGACTTTGGGGAGCAGTATTTCTATCCTGCCCACTGGACTTCCTTACACAGTCAGTTCAAACTCTATGTTACTGCATAATATGCAAGCTCTCCCTTACAGTGTGAGCTGCTCAGGATATAATGTAAACCTATATATAGTTGAGGTTAATTGCAAATAGAGACTCACAGATCAGTGGTGGTAACAGAGGTGCTTCCTTTGTTTGCAAGCCCTTCTACTAGGTAGGTCTCGTTTTTGTGTTATagcttgtctttattttttctaacatagcATTTCCACTCTGAATTTCCACTCTTTACTTTAGCCCCATTTTGGTCTCTGGTAGAGCGAAGGTACTTCCCACTGGAGTGAAACCCTTCTAGTTTAAACCAACTTCCTAGCAATTAACCTTCCTAACTTATTCTAGGGTCCCACCTtggttttttaatgtaattttatttagcCCTTTATTTTTTCAAGGCTTATTGTCTTCGTTTTACTAAATTGAAAGAATGGAACTTTAAATTCAACTCAGTGAACATTTGTTGATAACTTACATTGTCCTAagtcttttacttttttgttccTTTGGGATTAATATTGTTTATCAGTATGGACACTTACCACCTGCTGGCTCTGGAAAGTTTCTGTTTGCATTAAAATATGTAAGACTCAgtagtttgccttttttttccttttaattgaagtatagttgatttacaacgttgtgttagtttcaggtgtacagcaaagtgattcagttatacacagacatatatccattctttttcagattctttaccattataggttattacaagattttgaatacagtatagttccctgtgctatacagtaggtccttgtttatctgttttatcccaaactcttaatttatccctccctccctccctctccagtaGTTTGCATTTAATACACAAGCATTAAAGCCTCTCTCTAGGTTATCACCCCCCAGTTTAGGACCACGTTTTAGGGGTATGATGCTTTATTGGCTCAGTCCTTTCATGAGTGTTCACATATGTCTTCTTAAAACTTCTGACCTCTTTATCCAgctaaacaatttttatttctttattcttcataTTTACTGTTTGAtaaatttttctatcttttttttttcttttttacacattTAGCAGGTCAGATATGACATTTGAATCTAAtgtggtggtttttttaaaatacttccgTAAAGATAATacttaaatgtcttttatttgtggtttaaaatttttcttcctaagaAAATGTACTCAGCTTGTCACTGTAGACATACATTTGAATAGATTGACAGCTCCAACTTTGCCTCATttaaatttgtatcttttttgtgGCAGTACTAATTAGGCAACCGAATTCAATGtagaaaacatgaaattttagtataattaataaaaatgtcaaatagtGAAGTATCTGTCACTGCTTAGGTTTCAAATAAAACTCTAgtttttgttctccttttaaTCCATAGGTTTATAAAAAAACTTGAAGGAgctaatactctttttttttttccccttcagataTCTGTCAGTGACATTGCCTTGTTGGCAATCAGTTTGAATCCTTTGGCCCCAAATTTGCTTAGTATCTAGCAATATCTGTCTTCTTAATATCTATCTTCCTTCCCTTGATCAGCATGGTTTCAAGCAGGATAAGAAAAAGCCCAAACTTAATTGTTTTCTTGTATTTCAACAATTACTTTTTTCCTTGgctcaaagtatttaaaaaattatttgaattttagtAGCAAAAGTTTTATATAAGGAGAAGGATAAAAGTTATTATGGAGTTTTTGATAAAGCCAATTCTTTGAATTTCTGAGAATTCGTTTTACAAAGGTTTGCTTGactgaattttcttttacttcctaAAGTTTCAGTATAGTAGTAATGTACTTTTGGCCTAACATCCTGTCCCTTGAAATTACTGTGTTATAGTACAAAGAGCACTGGGAGTCAGAAGACCAAGAATCTAGAACTGGCTCTCCAGTTAACTAGTTAAGCGCTTGTTGTCAAGTCATGTAACTTCCCAGGCATctctttgctcatctgtaaatgagTTGAGTTGGAGTAGATGGGAGCCCTAAGAGTTCTCTCAGCTTAAAATTAAAACAGTTTATGTCCTGTTTTACATTTAGCTTTATTTGGTTCTCAGCAGAAGTGAagtgtttgctttcatttttatataaaatgtacttTTCCCTAGAATATagtaatatgtgtatatgtgcatatctgtatatatttatgaaatatggAGGTCATGATAATTGAGAAACTTCAATAGATTATCTCAAAGGCAATGAATAATTGGGTTTTAGGCCAATAAAATAGTTCTGAATTCTGTATTTTAATGGAAAACTATCTTATAGTaccttaaaattttcaaaagaggAACTTTTATTAGTTTGATTATTGTCAGTTGGAACATCTAAAATGTCAGTTTGCTGTTTaacatctttgtgtgtgtatataattcaAAAAATTGAAATCCTTAAAAGATTTTGGAAGTTTACCAAGCTACGTTTGAGCGGGTAAAAACTTTTGAGACTGGGAGTGTGAATGAATTTCATTAAGGCAGTCAAGACCTGGTTTTGTGTTAAATTACCATAATTTGGCAAAGTCACGGAACCATAATACAAacagtggatttgttttttatacTGATATCTTTTTTAACTTAATCTTTCATAATGAAACAGAGAGTTGAAGTTAGATAGGGTTAACTTTGGTTAAACGAAAAGTAAAGGCTGCTTtagaatttttgttgttttgagtcTTTAGGaattttattataacttttttCTGTTTCGGGTTTCATTACCTTTTGAAAACTAATGCATGgttattttcatgtttatcagCTTAAATATTAATGATGGATATTACTTATACTTATATATTACAGCAAGTGTGGTGAATCCAAGATTAGCCCAGCATTTTAATTTGTTGAGATGCAACAAGTGTAAGATGAGTCctggatttggagtcagaaaagTTGGGGTTGAGTCACAATGTTCATTAGTAGGTACTTTACATTTCTGTAGCAGTAGCAGTAGCGGTAGTACTAGTTATGTGAGCTAAATGTCTGTAAAATAATATGGattgtttgggatctccttttcaggGTCGATGACCATAAAgctttttgtgtttaaaatactGTTCTCTACGTATTCTGTGAcaattatatttacataattcTGTGGCAAAGCTTGACTTCCCACTATTAGGATTTGTCCATTTTGCCAATGttatttttaccatttctttCCCCTAGAACAACAACAATCTTGAAGCCTGTTGCCGAGCACTTTCCCAGGAGAGTAGCAAATACTTATATATGGAATACCACAGTCCAGATGACAACAGGATGAATAGAAATCGCCTTTTGCATATTAACCTGGGTATTCATTCTCCTAGTAGCTACCACCCAGGAGATGGAGTGCAACTTAACGGTGGTCGAACACTGGTACATAGCTCAAGTGATGGACATATTGATCCACAGCATGCAGCAGGCAAACAGCTGATATGTTTAGTTCAGGAACCACACTCAGCTCCAGCTGTTGTCGCTGCTACTCCCAACTACAATCCATTTTTTATGAATGAACAGAACAGAAGTGCAGCTACTCCTCCTTCACAGCCACCTCAACAGCCATCTTCCATTCAAACAGGAATGAATCCATCTGCTATGCAAGggccttcaccaccaccaccgccacctcCTTCATACATGCACATACCTCGGTATAGTACAAATCCAATTACTGTTACAGTATCCCAGAACCTCCCTTCTGGACAGACTGTACCAAGAGCTTTACAAATTCTTCCACAAATTCCAAGCAATCTTTATGGGTCTCCTGGTTCTATCTATATTAGACAGACATCTCAGAGTTCATCAGGAAGACAAACTCCTCAGAGTACGCCATGGCAGTCCTCACCACAGGGCCCAGTGCCTCATTATAGCCAGCGTCCTTTACCTGTTTATCCACATCAACAGAACTATCAACCTTCTCAGTATTCTCCCAAACAACAGCAGATCCCTCAACCTGCTTACCATTCACCACCACCTTCTCAATGTCCTTCACCCTTCAGCTCTCCACAGCATCAAGTACAACCATCCCAGCTGGGCCACCCTAGTTCCCATGTCTTTATGCCACCTAGTCCTTCAACTACTCCACCCCATCCATATCAACAAGGACCTCCTAGCTATCAGAAACAGGGAAGTCATTCAGTAGCCTATCTCCCATATACACCATCTAGCTTACCCAAaggatccatgaagaagatagaaATTACAGTCGAACCCTCTCAGAGATCTGGGACAGCAATTAATAGGAGTCCTTCACCTATCAGTAATCAGCCATCTCCACGGAATCAGCACTCATTGTACACAGCCACCACGCCACCTTCAAGTTCTCCTTCAAGAGGGATATCCGGTCAACCAAAACCTCCATTTAGTGTCAATCCtgtgtatattacatatacacaGCCAACTGGACCTTCTTGCGCTCCATCACCATCCCCTCGGATGATACCAAACCCaactacagtttttaaaattactgtaggCCGAGCAACAactgaaaatcttttaaatttagtgGACCAAGAAGAACGTTCTGCAGCCCCAGAACCTATTCAGCCCATTTCAGTGATACCAGGCTctgggggagaaaagggaagccataAATATCAGAGAAGTTCTAGTTCTGGATCAGATGACTATGCCTATACACAAGGTAATTTTACcccttttttgaaatttaatcttTGTGGTGAGGTGGCAGTCTcctattcaaaataaaataatttatattagctgtttaattttaattagatatttagtatttattaaatattgggCACTAGCATTGCTATTAAGAATAGGGTTAGTGCTTCAGAATCATCTACAGACTCtgctttaaaacataaaaatataggcATGATAATAGTGACCTCTAAAAGACTTCTTTTTTAGGAAGAACATTCATTGGGAGAAAAATATAGACAAGTGAAATCAGTATTGTCAAAAATAcaaactacagggcttccctggtggtgcggtggttgagagtctgcctgccaatgcagggggacacgggttcgtgccccggtccgggaagatcccacatgccgcggagcggctgggcccgtgagccatggctgctgagcctgcgcgtccggagcctgtgctcctcaacgggagaggccacaacagtgagaggcccgcgtactgcaaaaacaaaacaaaatacagagtGGGAAAAAAACGATTCATAGAGGGTGGACTAAAGTTTATCCAGGtgaaaaatttgaatatttttctaagaGGATGGCCTGAAGCCTGTAATATTTATAAGTAACGTATATTTTATAAGAAGTGGGATTGGTAATGAAGAACATTATTGGATTAATTCACAGTGGACCTAACTAAATATAAGGAGAATAGAGTATTGTAAAAGTTTGTTTCAAGATGTGTGATAATGTAGTATTCTTTCAGTATATAAGAAGGGAAGTCATTATGATTGTAATTCAATATGCCTggttttgggcttccccggtggcgcagtggttgagagtccacctgctgatgcaggggacacgccccggtccgggaagatcccacgtgccgcggagcggctgggcccgtgagccgtggccactgagcctgtgtgtctggagcctgtgctccgcaatgggagaggccacagcagtgagaggcccgtgtaccgcaaaacaaaaaaaaaaaatcaaaaaaaacccTGGTTTTGAGCCTGTTTAAAACGCACACAGGTATAGTTAAAGAGAATCTTGGGGACATGAAGGACAATAGAACAAGAGGAATGTATAGATGGTATCATTTTGGCAGAAGTTACAAGAGCTAAATTAAAGCAGATCTGAAGGCAGAATAGCATTAGAAAGACATGAGAGTAAATGTCACCTGAAGTTGAATGACAGGGTTCTTTACAGGTATTTCATACATTAGCAATGCATATAGAAATTTTCCCAGTCACTTGTTGAATGTTACTTTCTGCAATGACTTTATCTGTAATGCTATAGCCTTGCTGTTACATCAGCGAGCAAGGATGGAGAGGTTAGCAAAGCAATTGAAACTTGAGAAAGAGGAGCTAGAGCAATTGAAGGCTGAAGTTAACAGTATGGAGCATGACCTGATGCAGAGACGGCTCAGAAGGGTCAGCTGCACCACTGCGATCCCAACGGTAAGTACGATCTATTAGGATGCATGGATAGGAAGGTGGACGTGTTGGCTGTCcaggctgtttgtttttcttttaggttttatTCCTGgcagttttggttttgtttctgttttttcaacAATGGGTGAAGGACTTCTGCCTTCTGTTCTCATCAAAATAATttgatgctttatttttttttcctgtgtgaatTCCATAGACTCATCACTCTTTTCAAATACTGACAGTTATAATCAAGGTAAAGCATCTCATTCACTATAAATTGCTTTCTGTCCgaatagaaatgaaaagtataCCTTGaccaaatattttatacattgttctcatgtattcatttattcttttaagcatattgtatatatatttttcaaacatttaaaagttatttttctaagTACATTAATGCACATGAGTTAGATCAAGATGAATATGCATTTTGGGAAAGTGTTGActctagaatattttaaagcagagCAATTTCGTTAGTGTAAATAACTGTAGAAACTAAGATAATAGTATTAACAGCAGTCCTAACAGGAACTGCTCTCATGAAAAGATCTGgtcatatatttttaacatgttcGTTAATATTTGTGAGTtctaaagttctttaaaaattctgaaaaatttgaAACAAGTGTCCTAAAATCCTGTGACATCACAAGCTTTCTGTGATCCAACCTATCATGTCGTCTTTCAACATTCATTCGTTCAacgagcattttttttttttacagtttatgAATGTGGTCCTATGCTAGGAGCTTAGTGTATACCTGCTAGTGGGAGAAATAGACCCATCAGTAGATAACTGTAATACAGTATGGTAAGTGCTGTGTTTGCTCACTGGTAATGAGAGAAGTCATACATCAGCTAATTTAGCCGTGTATACTCAATACACTTTGCTCTCTCACATTATGCTCCTGCTGGAGTGGTCTTCTGAAGCTCTGTGTGTATAAATGCTGTCTGTTCTTCAGGGCTCAACTTAATCTCTACTTTTTTATGGAGCCATTCCTCATGTTCTTACCGTCTCTTAACTAAGGGTAATCTCTTTCTCAGAGTGCACAAGTTTAGAGAAGTTAGTGTATATGTTAGGCCTCTTGCAGACAGGATGTCTGCAGCTATGTCCTCATAGAGAAGTTTTTAACTGAAGTTCGTGGCTTCAAAGGAGATCCGTGAGTCCCTGAAATTTTATTCAGAGTTTCCTGCGTGTGTTTATATGGGAAGCAGGTCTATAGCTTTCATCTGATTTTCATAAGGTTATTAGAACTCACCTTCTTCCTTTAATTTAATAACTGTATGAAAATCAGTATTATAGCATAACCTAAAAATACTAAACGGTACAGTATTGCtatgtaggcatagaggaaagGGGAAGGCATTTTAGAAGGGAAAAGGCATGAGGTAGCGAAGTCCTGAAGTCAAGACAGACTTTTTAAGGAGTCTTTACAGTTCCCTCACTTAAGCTGAGATTGCTGATGTCTTCAATGTGCATAGGTAGAATAGTGGAGGTGTTTGAACTGTATTTTGCTGGTAATGGGGAAGCAGTGGAAGTTTCCGAGAAGGTAGCTATTGAGAAAAAGGCATATTTAATAATGTAATgaaattttcttctaatattgACTAAATACCTAAGTATAGTCAATATCAGAAGTGAGAAGGGTTTTAATTACTTAAGACACATGGAAAATTACAAAGCTGTCTTTAACTGAAAGATGATACTAATGTAAATCACATCTGTgcctcattttttcccccactcaAAATCTTAATTATATCCTCTGATTGGGGGAGATATTGAAGAACATAACCCAAATGGGAATCCACCAGTGGTGGGTGGGCACTTTGGAGTCCTTTAGGTACTTGTAGAGTATAAAcaaattttcctttgtttatacTGTATGAAACTGTAGAGAAGACTTTAGAGAATGACTTTGGAGAAGTCATTTCTCTAAAATAACCATATAAACTTTGTTTAGCAACTTCTTGCTGTATAATAATCCCTGCTAAAGCCCTAttgatttctttgttgttgttggaagTAGAGAATTGTCTAACGTAGCATAGATcagtgctttaaaaaacaaacagattttACACGAGAACTTCTATTGATGAGACTTTTTTAGAAAAAGAGGGAAGTTAGTCAAACTGCTGCCCTAcgctataatttatttttaactttttgttatagagaatttcaaacatacataaaataagcAGAATAGTATAGTGAACTCCTGTGTagccatcacccagcttcagagATGAGTGGCTCATTGAGAGGTGAGAAATTTGAGTGTGTGATTCCCATGTGTTTCCACTGCCAGGCCTAGAGTAACATAGAAGACTAATAGGAATGTGTGCCTGAAGAACAATTATACATAGTGGTTAAGATCTGGGCTCTCAATGCAGGTGTGAATTTGAATCCTACTTCTTTTCTGCTCCTTCTGTGTCACTCATATATCCTTGGATAAGCAGCTTCCTTTATGCTTGTTTTCTGGGGAGTACCCATCCCATGGGATTTTTGttagaattaagtgagataatacacaTTAAACAATTTATACAATGCCCAACAGATAGTattcttacaaaataaatgttgtttacaAGATACCAGAGAAATCTGCTTtaggtgtatgtatatatatatgtatatatatgtatatatatatatatatatatatatatatatacatacacacacacacacataacacaaatctgaaatattttggaaaaatttgatTTCCTTTAAACTTTAGGAACATGTATAACATAAGGGTATATATTATGTAGgaaattaattaagaaataaaGCATTTAGTCGTAATTCCCTTTTTCTTCATAGAGGCTCATTCATGGCACCATGATGTAGTTGAAAGGGTGCCTAcataggctctggagccagaataACTCCTTACTCACTGGTTCTGTCTAACTTCTCTGTATCTGATTTCCCCTACTTATAAGaggtatattttaatattattgtcAAGATAAAGAGGCAGTATATGTAAACTGCGTGGTATgaagtgggtgctcaataaatggttatCACTATCATTATCCCACTTGTGTAGGATTATACAAGAGAATCAACTTTTTTGCTGCTAAGCACATATTGCCTCCTTTACGTTTCAAACTAATTTCTTACCAAGTAGTGTATAAAAAAATTGGTTAGAAACCTGTGTGCCTCATGAAACTGAAATGCAGGTTTGTGACCAGCTATATGTGCAGTTGCAGATGATTAGAGGAGCAGTGAAATAACCTTTCCAAGGAGGGCAGAAGTGAAGGATGCATAACGGCCGTCATTTTTCTCAGTCTCCTGTTTGCAAAGCACTGTATTAAATGCTGTGGGAGATGTCATCTCTTAACAACATCTGTATGTGAAaagacatacatgtatatatctgTCTGTGAACCTGTACGTGTGtgtgagaaagagggagggagggagggagagggagagagggagagagagagagaaagaagataataTAAGACAGTAAATCAGAAGTGCTGGCCAACTAAATGGTAGTGATATTAAGTACTTTCAGAGTTCTAAGATGGAAATGTTAGTTTTTGCTAGTAGGGTTCAAAGGTGGGACACTTTCATGGAGAAGGGGGAAATTTAAGTTATACcttgaaggaaaaataagattttaataatCAGAGAGCTTCCAGTTACTCCCTCCCACaagtttttccccttcatccatCTTGTCCTGATTAATTGGGTTTTTGGACCAATCCACAATCCCAGATGCGTAATTGGGGCCAAACCGTGAAAGAACATTAGTGGTCTTCGACCTTGGTCTCTTTGAGACAACTTCTTAAACTAATGGAACAGGTGACTCAAGGTTTTTCTGCCACCTTTTGGAAAAaagcttagaattttttttacttGGAAATGTCAGATATAAAACATCCTGGTACTTTACAAATTACAACCAATCCTGAAACCCCCTCCCCCATGAAAATACCGTATACTCTTCGACAAATGGTAGTAATGTTTCAGAAGcagctttttttccctcagtcAGAAGCTATGAAGATGGACATAGGAATCTTACAGATAAACTCTTAGTTCTAGTGAGTTCCAGTGGTTCTACTGTCTTTGGAAATGAGTGTGTTGACGAgagcttttttgttgttataagcACATTTATAGTAGCCTCGTGAGTATAAAGTGTATTATAATATTCCATACTTAGTTACCGAGCTTCACTATTCAGGACCGCTGTGGCTGAAACATTCCCTTCCCCCCGCAAATACATAGGAAGGATTTGCTCCTTTAGGTACTTGACTTTCCCAGTGATTCTACAAAGAAAAGAATAGGTTCTTTCACATATTCCTAGGAAGACAGCGTCACTCTTTGAAACCCTTGACCAAGTGCTTTATCTTTAATATAAATCCTCAGGTATGTTTTacacttttaatatttaattacaaGGTGTAAGCATTTTTGCATGTTAACATCACATGGCTTGCCcctaggaaggagaaaagaaaagtaattcctaataaatatttcacaatgaCTTTTTTGTTCCCCTAGCATTCTAAGGGATTGTCGCTCTTACTATATTCTGCCtgttatatcattttaaaaacctttgaCACCTGCTAATTTAATGGGCATTCCCAGTTATGTCCTAACAGCATAATATCTTGCATTATTGGTAATTAAGATAAcccattttgcttatttttcttcacttttgtatttagtttttagcAAAACAACATGTTTTTAACAGAATAGGATTATTGTCTTCCTATCATAGCAGATATTTATCTTTTACTTCATGTGGTTGCAATCACCTGAGTAACTGGGTTAATAGCTGTGCTGTGCTGAAAGATTCAGTACCCATGCCTCTGGAGTCTCACCTCTATTTTTTActgtacatatatgtaaatagTAAGGCAATTCAGAATCTCGAGGGAAGTAGCGGCTTCCAAAAAGCTTTATTTAACTGAAAAATAGGGCTCTCTTCACATTTCAGAGTCTCATGTATGCCCCTGAAAGACCTAGGGAGTAGGCTGGGCTGGAAAGGTCAAGGCAGAAGGAAGCAGAGTTGGAGGAAGAATGGAATCCATTTGTTTCTGAAATTTTCATGTACTAGATTAATAGCTTCCTTTgatctagaaaaaaaagaaaaaaagacttctaTATACGTTTATATGGAAGACCTCTATATAAATCCTGGCTTTATCAATTATGTTTCTTAtaaccttgggaaaattataTAACTTCTTTGTGCGTCAGCTAAATTGGGGGTGATCTCAGTACTTACCTGGGAAGATCGTTTTGAGGAAAGAATGAGAGAATTCTGGTGAACATAGTGCCTGACATTTAATAAGCATTAATTAAAATTAGTACTGTTGTAATTTTTACCAGCCTTGACGAGACGACAATCTTGGACGTTGCTTGTTTAAAAGGTTGATTCTTAGTTTCCCTTACCATGAAAATGTAGAGATAAAATATTCTCAGTGCTTCGTGATTAAAATATGGTAGTATTGTATAAGAGAACATAGTGTAGTATTACAGCCCCGCCACATTATATGCAGATTTTGTTTATATGTGGCCATACTGAT
This genomic interval carries:
- the TAB3 gene encoding TGF-beta-activated kinase 1 and MAP3K7-binding protein 3 — its product is MAQNSPQLDMQVLHDLRQRFPEIPEGVVSQCMLQNNNNLEACCRALSQESSKYLYMEYHSPDDNRMNRNRLLHINLGIHSPSSYHPGDGVQLNGGRTLVHSSSDGHIDPQHAAGKQLICLVQEPHSAPAVVAATPNYNPFFMNEQNRSAATPPSQPPQQPSSIQTGMNPSAMQGPSPPPPPPPSYMHIPRYSTNPITVTVSQNLPSGQTVPRALQILPQIPSNLYGSPGSIYIRQTSQSSSGRQTPQSTPWQSSPQGPVPHYSQRPLPVYPHQQNYQPSQYSPKQQQIPQPAYHSPPPSQCPSPFSSPQHQVQPSQLGHPSSHVFMPPSPSTTPPHPYQQGPPSYQKQGSHSVAYLPYTPSSLPKGSMKKIEITVEPSQRSGTAINRSPSPISNQPSPRNQHSLYTATTPPSSSPSRGISGQPKPPFSVNPVYITYTQPTGPSCAPSPSPRMIPNPTTVFKITVGRATTENLLNLVDQEERSAAPEPIQPISVIPGSGGEKGSHKYQRSSSSGSDDYAYTQALLLHQRARMERLAKQLKLEKEELEQLKAEVNSMEHDLMQRRLRRVSCTTAIPTPEEMTRLRSMNRQLQINVDCTLKEVDLLQSRGNFDPKAINNFYDNIEPGPVVPPKPPKKDSSDTCTVERKARRISVTSKVQEDIHDTQAAAADEHPSSSKQSPRTQPRDEDYEGAPWNCDSCTFLNHPALNRCEQCEMPRYT